Proteins from a genomic interval of Desulfovibrio piger:
- a CDS encoding AMP-binding protein → MTTPSQTETARPLDGAMENILDDGQRPGWWRHFAGHEDTECVIRPMHLASLLDRAARTHGNRLAIRFQNFQMTYSRLHEAAERFAEALRLRGVKPGQRVAVMLPNIPQTVIAFWGIMKAGAVAVMTNPLYMEKELLHHFNDAGAEVLVTLDLLWAKLEPLRDRLPLRLTVVTNISDGLAFPLNWLYRIKARRQGQVPQVPYGQEVLRWKDFIKVRGRFSVPTDEDPGDALALLQYTGGTSGQPKGAMLGHACISAQMQQLLAILHMDWENCKPMSFLSIMPFFHVFGLVGNIILPTALAATTIPVPRYTPADLLRTIARFRPTFFVGAPSVYMSLMQQKDIKKYDLTCIEICVSGSAPFPTEALRRWVSMTHASIIEGFGLTEASPCVTANPLDGPQKEGSIGVAFPHTETRIVDINDSNHVLGPNEEGEMLVRGPQVMQGYWNRPEETAATLTDGWLHTGDIAYYDEEGYYYIVDRKKDLVIVGGYNVYPREVDEVLYEHPKVAEAVAVGVKHPTRGEVLKAYVVPRPGETLTTAELTAHCRARLANYKVPKFFEFREELPKSLIGKVLRRILRDEEAARVAQGQGDEDRLLPTPDQPAAAPTRAQALGQQAGELLDEAREKMDSLRGQAGEMMEEARQKAGELRRQSGEMVDKARGKAGELGQQAGELLDEAREKMGSLRGQAGEMMEEARQKAGELRRQSGEVVDGARQKAGELLQEARGKAGELGQQAGELLDKARGKSDDEKK, encoded by the coding sequence ATGACTACCCCTTCGCAGACGGAAACGGCCCGCCCCCTGGACGGCGCCATGGAAAATATCCTGGACGACGGTCAACGCCCCGGCTGGTGGCGGCATTTTGCGGGTCACGAGGACACGGAATGCGTCATCCGGCCCATGCATCTGGCCTCGTTGCTGGACAGGGCCGCCAGGACGCACGGCAACCGTCTGGCCATCCGTTTCCAGAATTTCCAGATGACCTACAGCCGTCTGCACGAAGCGGCGGAACGCTTTGCCGAGGCCCTGCGCCTGCGCGGCGTCAAGCCCGGCCAGCGGGTGGCCGTCATGCTGCCCAACATCCCGCAGACCGTCATCGCCTTCTGGGGCATCATGAAGGCCGGGGCCGTGGCCGTGATGACCAACCCGCTCTATATGGAAAAGGAGCTGCTGCATCATTTCAATGATGCCGGGGCCGAGGTGCTGGTGACCCTGGACCTGCTCTGGGCCAAGCTGGAGCCCCTGCGCGACCGTCTGCCCCTGCGCCTGACCGTGGTCACGAACATCTCGGACGGTCTGGCCTTCCCGCTCAACTGGCTGTATCGCATCAAGGCCCGCCGTCAGGGCCAGGTGCCGCAGGTGCCCTACGGGCAGGAAGTGCTGCGCTGGAAAGATTTCATCAAGGTCCGCGGCCGCTTCAGCGTGCCCACCGACGAGGACCCCGGTGACGCCCTGGCCCTGCTCCAGTACACGGGCGGCACCTCCGGCCAGCCCAAGGGCGCCATGCTGGGCCATGCCTGCATCTCGGCCCAGATGCAGCAGCTGCTGGCCATCCTCCATATGGACTGGGAAAACTGCAAGCCCATGTCCTTCCTGAGCATCATGCCTTTCTTCCACGTCTTCGGCCTGGTGGGCAACATCATCCTGCCCACGGCCCTGGCGGCCACCACCATCCCGGTGCCGCGCTACACGCCCGCCGACCTGCTGCGGACCATCGCCCGCTTCCGTCCCACCTTCTTCGTGGGCGCGCCTTCGGTCTACATGTCGCTCATGCAGCAGAAGGACATCAAGAAATACGACCTCACTTGTATCGAGATCTGCGTCTCCGGTTCGGCGCCGTTCCCCACCGAGGCCCTGCGCCGCTGGGTGAGCATGACCCACGCCAGCATCATCGAAGGTTTCGGCCTGACCGAGGCCTCGCCCTGCGTCACGGCCAACCCGCTGGACGGCCCGCAGAAGGAAGGCTCCATCGGCGTGGCCTTCCCGCATACCGAGACCCGCATCGTGGACATCAACGACAGCAACCATGTCCTGGGCCCCAATGAGGAGGGCGAGATGCTGGTGCGCGGTCCGCAGGTCATGCAGGGCTACTGGAACCGTCCCGAAGAGACGGCCGCCACCCTGACCGACGGCTGGCTGCATACCGGCGACATCGCCTACTACGACGAAGAAGGCTACTACTACATCGTGGACCGCAAGAAGGATCTGGTCATCGTGGGCGGTTACAACGTTTACCCCCGCGAAGTGGACGAGGTCCTGTACGAGCACCCCAAAGTGGCCGAGGCCGTGGCCGTGGGCGTCAAGCATCCCACCCGCGGTGAAGTGCTCAAGGCCTATGTGGTGCCCCGTCCCGGCGAGACCCTGACCACGGCCGAGCTGACGGCCCATTGCCGGGCGCGTCTGGCCAACTACAAGGTGCCCAAGTTCTTCGAGTTCCGCGAGGAACTGCCCAAGAGCCTCATCGGCAAGGTGCTGCGCCGCATCCTGCGTGACGAGGAGGCCGCGCGCGTGGCCCAGGGACAGGGGGACGAGGACCGTCTGCTGCCCACGCCGGACCAGCCCGCGGCCGCGCCCACCCGTGCCCAGGCCCTGGGCCAGCAGGCGGGCGAGCTTCTGGACGAGGCCCGGGAAAAGATGGACTCCCTGCGCGGCCAGGCCGGAGAGATGATGGAGGAAGCCCGCCAGAAAGCCGGCGAACTGCGTCGCCAGAGCGGCGAGATGGTGGACAAGGCCCGCGGCAAGGCGGGCGAACTGGGCCAGCAGGCGGGCGAGCTTCTGGACGAGGCCCGGGAAAAGATGGGCTCCCTGCGCGGCCAGGCCGGAGAGATGATGGAGGAAGCCCGTCAGAAGGCCGGTGAGCTGCGCCGCCAGAGCGGTGAAGTGGTGGACGGTGCCCGCCAGAAGGCCGGGGAACTGCTGCAGGAAGCTCGCGGCAAAGCCGGTGAGCTGGGCCAGCAGGCGGGCGAGCTGCTGGACAAGGCCCGCGGCAAGAGCGACGACGAGAAAAAGTAA
- the rimO gene encoding 30S ribosomal protein S12 methylthiotransferase RimO: protein MTVHSFSSAAGAAAPLTRARVSGSLPVWSLSLGCPKNRVDTEHLLGSLGMPVHSVEHMGRARLVFINTCGFIEPAVRESIRSILDAVERLGRCKRRPLLAVAGCMVGRYGVKDLAADLPEVDLWLPTGELENWPAMVREALGLPAAPAAPGRLLSTGPSYAWLKVGEGCRHKCAFCTIPSIRGPLRSVPAADLREEARSLLAGGVRELVLVAQDLTSWGSDFDTPQSLPHLLDELLPLDRLTWLRLLYLYPSGVTPELLRYMREAGPQLLPYFDIPLQHAHPEVLTRMGRPFANDPRRVVDRVREALPETALRTTFIVGYPGETEEHFQALCRFVEETRFRHLGVFAYQAEEGTPAAAMPDQVPMEVREERRATLMEIQAEISERQLQEAVGQTMPVLVDAPHDEWPGLHVGRVWFQAPEVDGITYVSGLGVAPGALVQGDIVESSTYDLTALA, encoded by the coding sequence ATGACTGTCCATTCCTTTTCTTCCGCAGCCGGAGCGGCCGCGCCCCTGACGCGCGCCCGTGTGTCCGGCTCTTTGCCGGTGTGGTCCCTGAGCCTGGGCTGTCCCAAGAACCGTGTGGATACCGAGCATCTGCTGGGCTCGCTGGGCATGCCCGTGCACAGCGTGGAACACATGGGCCGGGCACGTCTGGTCTTCATCAATACCTGCGGCTTCATCGAGCCTGCCGTACGCGAGTCCATCCGCTCCATCCTCGATGCCGTGGAGCGTCTGGGCCGCTGCAAGCGCCGCCCCCTGCTGGCCGTGGCCGGCTGTATGGTGGGGCGCTACGGCGTCAAGGATCTGGCCGCCGACCTGCCCGAGGTGGACCTGTGGCTGCCCACCGGCGAGCTGGAAAACTGGCCCGCCATGGTGCGCGAGGCCCTGGGCCTGCCCGCGGCTCCCGCCGCGCCGGGCCGCCTGCTCTCCACGGGCCCGTCCTATGCCTGGCTCAAGGTGGGCGAAGGCTGCCGCCACAAGTGCGCCTTCTGCACCATCCCGTCCATCCGGGGCCCGCTGCGCTCCGTGCCTGCAGCCGACCTGCGCGAGGAGGCCCGCAGCCTGCTGGCCGGCGGGGTGCGCGAACTGGTCCTGGTGGCCCAGGACCTGACCTCGTGGGGCAGCGACTTCGACACGCCCCAAAGCCTGCCCCACCTGCTGGACGAGCTGCTGCCCCTGGACCGCCTGACCTGGCTGCGCCTGCTCTACCTTTATCCCAGCGGCGTCACGCCCGAACTGCTGCGCTACATGCGCGAGGCCGGGCCGCAGCTGCTGCCGTACTTCGACATCCCCCTGCAGCACGCCCATCCCGAGGTGCTGACCCGCATGGGCCGCCCCTTCGCCAATGATCCCCGCCGCGTGGTGGACCGCGTGCGCGAGGCCCTGCCCGAGACCGCCCTGCGCACCACCTTCATCGTGGGCTATCCCGGCGAGACCGAGGAGCATTTCCAGGCCCTGTGCCGCTTTGTGGAAGAGACGCGCTTCCGCCATCTGGGCGTCTTCGCCTATCAGGCCGAGGAAGGCACGCCCGCGGCGGCCATGCCCGACCAGGTGCCCATGGAAGTGCGCGAGGAACGCCGCGCCACGCTCATGGAGATCCAGGCCGAGATCAGCGAGCGGCAGTTGCAGGAAGCGGTGGGCCAGACCATGCCGGTGCTGGTGGATGCGCCGCATGACGAATGGCCGGGCCTGCATGTGGGCCGCGTCTGGTTCCAGGCGCCCGAGGTGGACGGCATCACCTACGTGAGCGGCCTGGGCGTGGCCCCCGGCGCGCTGGTGCAGGGTGACATCGTGGAGAGCAGCACCTACGACCTGACCGCCCTGGCCTGA